In one Hyphomicrobium sp. 99 genomic region, the following are encoded:
- the hslU gene encoding ATP-dependent protease ATPase subunit HslU yields MTNFSPREIVSELDRYIVGQGDAKRAVAIALRNRWRRQQLTGELRDEVLPKNILMIGPTGVGKTEISRRLAKLAGAPFLKVEATKFTEVGYVGRDVDSIVRDLVEVGIALVKEAKRHGVRAKAEKAAEERVLDALVGSGSSPATRDSFRKKLRNNELNDKEIDILVADTTSPIPSFDMPGGSMATINIGEMLGKALGQRTKPRRVTVKDSFDILIAEESDKLIDNDQIAGEAITAVENNGIVFLDEIDKISSRGETARGGADVSREGVQRDLLPLIEGTTVATKHGPVKTDHILFIASGAFHVSKPSDLLPELQGRLPIRVELNALTRDDMKRILTEPQVSLIRQSVALLQTEGVTLEFKPDAIDAIADAAVEVNSTVENIGARRLQTVLERVLDDVSFEASDRGAQTVVIDGPYVTERVGTLSKNADLSRFIL; encoded by the coding sequence ATGACCAACTTTTCACCGCGCGAAATCGTATCCGAACTCGATCGCTACATCGTTGGACAAGGCGACGCCAAGCGTGCCGTCGCCATTGCCCTTCGCAATCGCTGGCGGCGTCAGCAGTTGACCGGCGAACTGCGCGATGAGGTTTTGCCGAAGAACATCCTGATGATCGGCCCGACCGGCGTCGGCAAAACCGAAATTTCGCGCCGCTTGGCGAAGCTTGCCGGTGCGCCGTTCCTCAAGGTCGAAGCGACGAAATTCACCGAGGTCGGTTACGTCGGCCGTGACGTCGACAGCATTGTTCGCGATCTCGTCGAAGTCGGCATCGCTCTCGTCAAGGAAGCGAAGCGCCATGGCGTGCGCGCAAAGGCGGAGAAAGCAGCCGAAGAGCGCGTGCTTGATGCGCTGGTCGGCTCCGGTTCTTCCCCGGCGACGCGCGACAGCTTCCGCAAAAAACTCCGCAACAACGAATTGAACGACAAGGAAATCGATATCCTCGTCGCCGATACGACCTCGCCCATCCCTTCGTTCGATATGCCGGGCGGCTCGATGGCGACGATCAACATTGGCGAGATGCTGGGCAAAGCGCTCGGACAACGGACGAAGCCACGCCGCGTCACCGTCAAGGACAGCTTCGACATTCTGATCGCGGAAGAAAGCGACAAGCTGATCGACAACGATCAGATCGCGGGCGAAGCGATCACTGCGGTCGAGAACAACGGCATCGTCTTCCTCGACGAGATCGATAAAATTTCATCACGCGGCGAGACCGCGCGCGGCGGCGCCGACGTCTCGCGCGAAGGCGTGCAGCGCGATCTTCTCCCGTTGATCGAAGGCACGACTGTCGCGACCAAGCACGGGCCCGTGAAGACCGACCACATCCTCTTCATCGCCTCAGGCGCATTCCACGTCTCGAAACCCTCCGATCTCTTGCCGGAGTTGCAGGGTCGTCTGCCGATCCGCGTCGAGCTCAACGCTTTGACGCGAGATGACATGAAGCGCATCCTGACCGAGCCGCAGGTGAGCCTCATCCGCCAGTCGGTCGCGCTTCTGCAGACCGAAGGCGTAACGCTCGAATTCAAGCCGGATGCGATCGACGCCATTGCTGACGCCGCCGTAGAAGTGAATTCGACCGTCGAAAACATCGGCGCCCGCCGCCTGCAGACGGTACTCGAACGCGTACTTGACGATGTGTCATTCGAAGCCTCCGACCGCGGCGCGCAAACCGTCGTGATCGACGGCCCTTACGTGACCGAACGGGTCGGAACGCTTTCGAAAAACGCCGATCTGAGCCGGTTTATTCTCTAG
- the rlmN gene encoding 23S rRNA (adenine(2503)-C(2))-methyltransferase RlmN, producing the protein MTAAPLIKIATDEPAAKLSLAGLTRDRLKVALAAAGVPEKQLRMRVGQLWSWIYVRGVTRFEDMTDVSKDLRRQLEELYTLDRPEIVSEQISVDGTRKWLLRLPKRGHEARAPEIETVYIPESDRGTLCISSQVGCTLNCSFCHTGTQKLVRNLETEEIVAQIMLARDRIGDWPGAKGPDDGRLLPQSERKITNVVLMGMGEPLYNFDNVKAAMDIASDGEGLSLSKRRITLSTSGVVPEIPRWGEEADTMLAISLHATNDALRDELVPLNRKYPIAELMEACRNYPGLSNARRITFEYVMLKGVNDSLAEARALVRLLSGIPAKINLIPFNPWPNTRYECSDWETIERFADVVNRAGYASPVRTPRGRDILAACGQLRSESLKLSASERNALSQGG; encoded by the coding sequence ATGACCGCCGCGCCGTTAATCAAGATCGCCACAGACGAGCCAGCCGCGAAGCTCTCGCTCGCAGGGCTGACGCGTGACCGCTTGAAAGTGGCGCTCGCGGCAGCCGGCGTTCCGGAAAAGCAGCTTCGCATGCGCGTCGGCCAGCTCTGGAGCTGGATCTACGTGCGCGGCGTCACGCGCTTCGAAGACATGACGGACGTATCGAAGGATCTCCGCCGCCAGCTCGAAGAACTCTACACGTTGGACCGTCCCGAGATCGTCTCCGAGCAGATCTCGGTCGATGGCACGCGCAAATGGCTCCTCCGGTTGCCGAAACGCGGGCACGAAGCGCGCGCCCCCGAAATCGAAACCGTCTACATTCCCGAAAGCGACCGCGGCACGCTCTGCATCTCGAGCCAGGTCGGCTGTACGTTGAATTGTTCGTTCTGCCACACCGGCACGCAGAAGCTCGTGCGCAATCTCGAGACGGAAGAAATCGTCGCCCAGATCATGCTGGCCCGCGACCGCATCGGCGATTGGCCCGGCGCAAAAGGCCCGGACGATGGCCGCCTCCTTCCGCAAAGCGAGCGCAAGATCACAAACGTCGTGCTGATGGGCATGGGCGAGCCGCTCTACAATTTCGACAACGTAAAAGCGGCGATGGACATCGCCTCCGACGGCGAAGGCCTGTCGCTCTCCAAGCGCCGCATCACGCTCTCGACCTCCGGCGTCGTCCCCGAAATCCCGCGTTGGGGCGAAGAGGCCGACACCATGCTCGCCATCTCGCTGCACGCAACGAATGATGCGCTGCGCGACGAGCTAGTACCACTCAACCGCAAATATCCGATCGCCGAGCTGATGGAAGCCTGCCGCAACTATCCGGGGCTTTCGAACGCGCGCCGTATCACCTTCGAATACGTCATGCTGAAGGGCGTCAACGACAGCCTCGCAGAGGCCCGCGCTCTCGTGCGGCTGCTCTCCGGAATTCCGGCCAAAATCAACTTAATACCGTTCAATCCTTGGCCGAACACGCGTTACGAGTGCTCCGATTGGGAGACGATCGAGCGATTTGCAGACGTCGTAAATCGCGCCGGCTACGCAAGCCCCGTTCGCACCCCCCGTGGGCGCGATATTCTCGCGGCCTGCGGGCAACTTAGGTCCGAGAGTCTGAAGCTCTCCGCAAGCGAGCGAAACGCCCTTTCACAAGGCGGCTGA